Proteins co-encoded in one Bacteroidota bacterium genomic window:
- the rpoC gene encoding DNA-directed RNA polymerase subunit beta', producing the protein MAFKRDTKVKSNFTKITISLASPESVLDRSSGEILKPETINYRTYKPEMGGLFCERIFGPVKDWECACGKYKRIRYKGIVCDRCGVEVTEKKVRRERMGHISLVVPVAHIWYFKSLPNKIGYLLGLPTKKLDTIIYYERFVVINPGVKQADGINYLDFLSEEEYLNVLDTLPKDNQHLDDTDPNKFVAKMGAEALYELLGRLDLDSLSYELRDKANNETSQQRKTEALKRLQVVESFRQANTRVENRPEWMVVKVVPVIPPELRPLVPLDGGRFATSDLNDLYRRVIIRNNRLKRLIEIKAPEVILRNEKRMLQESVDSLFDNSRKSNAVKTDSNRALKSLSDSLKGKQGRFRQNLLGKRVDYSARSVIVVGPEMKLHECGIPKDMAAELFKPFIIRKMIERGIVKTVKSAKKIVDRKDAIVWDILENVLKGHPVLLNRAPTLHRLGIQAFQPKLIEGKALQLHPLVCTAFNADFDGDQMAVHLPLGNAAILEAQMLMLASHNILNPANGAPITVPSQDMVLGLYYMTKGRKSEKGHPVKGEGITFYSAEEVIIAFNEKKIDLHAHIRVRANVKEEGKIVVKLIETTVGRVLFNQVVPYEVGFINELLTKKSLRDIIGVILKTSGVAKTAAFLDDMKDLGFKMAFKGGLSFNLGDVLVPEEKEKMIADANAQVEEVKNNYNMGFITNNERYNQIIDIWTHTNSRLTQKLMTTLINDKQGFNSVYMMLDSGARGSKEQIRQLSGMRGLMAKPQKSGSTGGEIIENPIISNFKEGLSILEYFISTHGARKGLADTALKTADAGYLTRRLVDVSQDVIICEDDCGTLRGLVASALKNNEEIVESLYDRVLGRTSVHDVVHPLTGKVIIGASEQITEDYAKEIADSPLEAVEIRSVLTCESKTGVCAKCYGRNLATGRMVQRGEAVGVIAAQSIGEPGTQLTLRTFHVGGTASNTISESSIKAKYDGLLEIDELRTVERKDADGKKVMVVIGRSAEMRITDPNTEIVLATANIPYGAQLYVKDKSKVKAGELICDWDPFNAVIITETAGKLEFESIEEGVTYREESDEQTGFKEKVIIDSRDKTKNPVIKVTDGKKEVLRSYSIPVGAHIVVNDHAKMEAGQILVKIPRSSGKLGDITGGLPRVTELFEARNPSNPAVVTEIDGIVTFGKIKRGNREIVVESRTGEIKKYLVPLAKHILVQENDFIKAGMPLSDGAITPDDILAIKGPTAVQEYLVNEVQEVYRLQGVKINDKHFEVIVRQMMRKVRIEDPGDTRFLEGQLANKAEFMEENDSFFGKKVVLNVGDSTAVKAGQIITARKLRDENSMLKRKDMKLIEARDAVAATSSQVLQGITRASLQTQSFMSAASFQETTKVLNEAAVNGKVDELLGLKENVIVGHLIPAGTGLREYEKIVVGSQEEYDLLMASKRERMVETEE; encoded by the coding sequence ATGGCATTCAAAAGAGACACGAAAGTTAAGAGTAATTTCACCAAAATCACCATCAGCCTTGCTTCTCCCGAATCCGTACTGGACCGTTCAAGCGGAGAAATTTTAAAACCAGAAACCATCAATTACCGAACTTACAAGCCCGAAATGGGAGGTTTGTTTTGTGAGCGTATTTTTGGACCTGTAAAGGACTGGGAGTGTGCTTGTGGTAAGTATAAACGCATTCGCTACAAGGGTATTGTTTGCGACCGCTGCGGAGTTGAAGTAACCGAGAAAAAAGTGCGAAGAGAACGCATGGGGCATATCAGCCTTGTAGTTCCGGTAGCACACATTTGGTATTTTAAGTCTTTACCCAATAAAATCGGGTATTTGTTAGGTCTTCCTACCAAAAAATTAGATACCATTATTTACTACGAACGTTTTGTTGTAATTAACCCGGGTGTTAAACAAGCCGATGGTATTAATTACCTTGATTTCTTATCAGAAGAAGAATATTTAAATGTGTTGGATACTTTGCCAAAAGATAACCAACATTTGGATGATACCGATCCTAATAAATTCGTTGCAAAGATGGGTGCAGAGGCACTTTACGAATTATTGGGTCGACTCGATTTAGACAGCCTTTCTTACGAATTGCGCGATAAAGCTAATAACGAAACTTCACAACAACGTAAAACCGAAGCTTTAAAACGCTTACAAGTTGTTGAATCGTTCCGTCAAGCCAATACACGTGTTGAAAACCGTCCTGAATGGATGGTGGTAAAAGTAGTTCCGGTTATTCCACCAGAATTGCGTCCACTTGTACCTTTGGATGGTGGCCGTTTTGCTACTTCCGATTTAAATGACCTTTACCGTCGTGTTATTATTCGTAACAACCGATTAAAAAGACTCATCGAAATTAAAGCTCCTGAGGTAATCTTACGTAACGAAAAGCGTATGCTTCAAGAGTCTGTCGATTCATTATTCGATAACTCACGTAAATCAAATGCGGTTAAAACCGACAGCAACCGTGCTTTGAAATCTTTAAGTGATTCATTGAAAGGTAAGCAAGGACGTTTCCGTCAGAACTTGTTAGGAAAACGTGTGGATTACTCGGCTCGTTCGGTAATCGTCGTTGGTCCTGAAATGAAATTACACGAATGCGGTATTCCTAAAGACATGGCTGCCGAATTATTTAAGCCATTCATTATCCGTAAAATGATTGAGCGTGGTATTGTGAAAACGGTAAAATCTGCGAAGAAAATCGTTGACCGCAAAGATGCTATCGTTTGGGATATACTCGAAAACGTATTAAAAGGACATCCTGTATTACTAAACCGTGCTCCAACATTACACCGTTTGGGTATTCAGGCTTTCCAACCAAAATTAATTGAAGGAAAAGCTTTACAGTTACACCCACTTGTGTGTACCGCATTTAACGCGGATTTCGATGGTGACCAGATGGCTGTGCATTTACCATTAGGTAATGCCGCAATTTTGGAAGCCCAAATGTTGATGCTTGCTTCACACAATATTCTTAACCCTGCTAACGGAGCGCCTATCACGGTTCCTTCTCAGGACATGGTACTTGGTTTATATTATATGACCAAAGGCCGTAAGAGCGAAAAAGGTCATCCAGTTAAAGGCGAAGGAATTACTTTTTATTCAGCAGAAGAAGTGATCATTGCTTTTAATGAAAAGAAAATTGATTTGCATGCACATATTCGTGTTAGAGCAAACGTTAAGGAAGAAGGTAAAATAGTAGTGAAATTAATTGAAACTACTGTTGGTCGCGTTCTCTTTAATCAAGTTGTTCCATATGAAGTTGGTTTTATCAATGAATTGTTGACTAAGAAATCGCTTCGTGATATTATTGGGGTAATTCTTAAAACTTCAGGTGTTGCTAAAACTGCAGCCTTCTTGGATGATATGAAAGACTTAGGTTTTAAAATGGCATTCAAAGGTGGATTGTCGTTTAACCTTGGTGACGTATTAGTTCCGGAAGAAAAGGAAAAAATGATTGCCGATGCCAATGCGCAAGTAGAGGAAGTGAAAAACAATTACAACATGGGTTTCATCACCAACAACGAGCGTTACAATCAAATTATTGACATCTGGACACATACCAATTCACGTTTAACACAAAAATTAATGACTACGCTTATTAATGATAAGCAAGGATTTAATTCAGTATACATGATGTTGGATTCAGGAGCTCGTGGTAGTAAGGAGCAAATTCGTCAGTTGAGCGGTATGAGAGGATTGATGGCGAAACCACAAAAATCGGGTTCTACAGGTGGTGAGATTATTGAAAACCCAATTATCTCTAACTTTAAGGAAGGATTATCCATCTTGGAGTATTTTATTAGTACACACGGTGCGCGTAAAGGTTTGGCCGATACGGCTTTGAAAACTGCCGATGCGGGTTACTTAACTCGACGTTTGGTTGACGTTTCACAAGACGTTATTATTTGTGAAGACGATTGCGGAACCTTACGAGGTTTAGTTGCTTCAGCATTGAAAAATAACGAAGAAATTGTTGAAAGCTTATACGATAGAGTATTAGGAAGAACTTCTGTTCACGATGTGGTTCATCCGTTAACCGGAAAAGTTATTATCGGAGCCAGCGAACAAATTACTGAAGATTATGCAAAAGAAATTGCTGATTCACCTTTAGAAGCAGTTGAAATTCGTTCAGTATTAACCTGCGAAAGTAAAACCGGAGTATGTGCTAAATGCTACGGACGTAACTTGGCAACAGGCCGAATGGTACAACGCGGTGAGGCTGTAGGTGTAATTGCTGCACAGTCAATTGGTGAGCCGGGTACACAGTTAACACTTCGTACCTTCCACGTTGGGGGTACTGCATCCAATACAATTTCAGAATCAAGCATTAAAGCTAAGTACGATGGTTTATTAGAAATAGATGAATTACGTACGGTTGAGCGCAAAGATGCTGATGGTAAAAAAGTAATGGTAGTAATTGGTCGTTCAGCCGAAATGCGCATTACTGATCCAAATACAGAGATTGTACTTGCAACAGCCAACATTCCTTATGGAGCGCAGTTGTATGTAAAAGATAAATCTAAAGTAAAAGCGGGTGAATTAATTTGTGATTGGGATCCATTTAACGCGGTAATCATCACCGAAACTGCCGGTAAGTTAGAATTTGAAAGCATAGAAGAAGGAGTTACTTACCGTGAAGAATCGGATGAACAAACCGGCTTTAAAGAGAAAGTAATTATTGACTCACGTGATAAAACTAAAAACCCGGTGATTAAAGTTACCGATGGTAAAAAAGAAGTATTGCGTTCATACAGTATTCCTGTAGGTGCACACATCGTTGTTAACGATCATGCAAAGATGGAAGCCGGTCAAATTCTTGTTAAGATTCCACGTTCTTCAGGTAAATTAGGAGATATTACAGGTGGTTTACCACGTGTAACCGAGTTGTTTGAAGCGCGTAATCCAAGTAATCCTGCAGTTGTTACTGAAATTGACGGTATAGTTACTTTTGGTAAGATTAAGCGTGGTAACCGTGAAATCGTTGTTGAATCAAGAACTGGTGAAATTAAAAAATACCTTGTTCCATTGGCGAAACACATCCTTGTTCAGGAAAACGACTTCATTAAAGCCGGTATGCCATTGAGTGATGGAGCTATAACTCCGGATGATATTTTAGCTATCAAAGGCCCAACTGCGGTTCAGGAATACTTAGTAAACGAAGTACAGGAAGTATATCGTTTGCAGGGTGTGAAAATCAACGATAAGCACTTTGAAGTAATTGTGCGTCAAATGATGCGTAAAGTTAGAATTGAAGATCCGGGTGATACACGTTTCTTGGAAGGACAATTGGCTAATAAGGCCGAATTTATGGAAGAGAACGATTCTTTCTTTGGTAAAAAAGTGGTATTAAATGTTGGAGATTCAACAGCTGTAAAAGCCGGACAAATTATTACTGCCCGAAAATTGCGCGATGAGAATTCAATGTTGAAGCGTAAAGACATGAAGTTAATTGAAGCGAGAGATGCTGTAGCAGCTACTTCTAGCCAAGTATTGCAAGGTATTACACGAGCTTCGTTACAAACACAAAGCTTTATGAGTGCCGCTTCATTCCAGGAAACTACCAAAGTATTGAACGAAGCAGCCGTAAATGGTAAGGTAGATGAATTATTAGGTTTGAAAGAAAACGTAATTGTTGGTCACTTAATCCCTGCCGGAACCGGTTTACGTGAATACGAAAAGATTGTAGTAGGTTCACAAGAAGAATACGATTTGTTGATGGCTTCAAAGCGTGAACGAATGGTTGAAACTGAAGAGTAA
- a CDS encoding DUF3467 domain-containing protein, producing the protein MEEQTNPNQLNIELSEEIAEGIYTNLAIITHSNAEFVIDFIRMMPGVPKAKVKSRVLMTPQHAKRLLLALKDNVQKYESQHGVIKEGESNTAYPMNFGGPTAQA; encoded by the coding sequence ATGGAAGAACAAACAAATCCGAATCAGCTAAACATTGAGCTTAGCGAAGAAATAGCTGAAGGTATATATACGAATTTAGCAATCATTACACACTCAAATGCTGAGTTTGTAATTGATTTTATACGTATGATGCCGGGAGTGCCAAAAGCAAAGGTAAAATCGCGTGTTTTGATGACTCCGCAGCATGCTAAGCGATTATTACTTGCGTTAAAAGACAATGTTCAAAAATACGAATCGCAGCATGGTGTAATTAAGGAAGGAGAAAGTAATACAGCTTATCCGATGAATTTTGGAGGGCCTACGGCGCAAGCTTAA
- a CDS encoding T9SS type A sorting domain-containing protein yields the protein MKNYFVISIFSVIAFVAVADILDKDGKAARTGSPGEFDCTGCHTSFAVNSGPGSITISSPNLTNWQYVPGQVYQIDVTVAQTGVGLFGFGFEALRTSNNSNGGSFTITNSAQTGLKSATVSGTPRTNVVHKLNGGLSANSHTFSFNWTAPATNVGNIRFYTAGNAANNNNDSLNDYIYKTNQLVTPFPVGVSKIESSKKLSIYPNPVLESFTLQGVNDLAEFNYWIVDINGRTVAVPQKVENNLESTLQIQFPDNLETGIYYLRIESADKNYCLKLLHRN from the coding sequence ATGAAGAATTATTTTGTAATTTCTATTTTTAGTGTCATTGCATTTGTTGCCGTTGCCGATATACTCGACAAAGACGGAAAAGCTGCAAGAACAGGCTCCCCGGGAGAATTTGATTGCACCGGATGCCATACCAGTTTTGCGGTTAATAGCGGACCTGGTTCAATTACCATCAGTTCTCCGAATTTAACAAATTGGCAATACGTTCCCGGTCAAGTGTACCAAATTGATGTAACAGTAGCGCAAACCGGAGTTGGATTATTTGGTTTTGGATTTGAAGCACTTCGCACAAGCAACAACAGTAATGGAGGTTCTTTTACAATTACTAATAGTGCACAAACCGGTTTAAAATCAGCCACAGTGAGTGGTACTCCAAGAACCAATGTAGTGCACAAATTAAATGGAGGATTAAGTGCCAACAGCCATACCTTTAGCTTTAACTGGACTGCTCCTGCCACGAATGTTGGAAATATTCGTTTTTACACCGCCGGAAATGCAGCTAACAACAACAACGATTCATTGAATGATTATATCTATAAAACCAATCAATTGGTTACGCCATTTCCTGTAGGAGTTTCTAAAATTGAGTCTTCGAAAAAACTAAGTATCTACCCAAATCCTGTGCTTGAATCCTTCACACTTCAAGGTGTAAATGACTTAGCTGAATTCAATTACTGGATAGTAGATATAAATGGTAGAACAGTTGCTGTTCCTCAAAAAGTAGAAAACAATTTGGAGTCAACACTTCAAATTCAATTCCCTGATAATCTCGAAACGGGAATTTACTATCTTCGTATTGAATCGGCAGACAAAAATTATTGTTTAAAACTTTTACATCGCAACTAA
- a CDS encoding TonB-dependent receptor has protein sequence MKQSVKTYLTVFMLGIQLYPLWLHAQTKTEASLDSIVQLKSFTLSASRYTQTIAGQKSETLDSSQLHVPAARNLADLLAQQNSLFVKSYGLGGLALGSFRGTMAAHTATLWNGFNLQSPMNGLLDYALLPAVFMDDVKLNLGGSGALYGSGSVGGTILLTNSALFNQGFESSISASVGSFEEYQQSIKVAWSNNKLACKLRLFNHSAENNFPFANTAVQDKPIQHQQNAALEQQGALFESYIRPSKNQKISVRFWYQNNQRQIPATIVSKPGQQEQVDKFYRTTLEWNAGIKRHKLSARLAYFDERIEFTDISTSLDETSQSKASIVELEDIFDLTSQLQIELGVLYNYATALSDGYGSSKPNLQRFAGYGALSFVSKNRSWNSRLSLRKEYFGTTGVPFTPSLGTEKLLFSWLKLSATISRNYRVPTFNDLFWTEQGAKGNKQLIPESGWSGDVGISSTVNKNNFKLEAQANFFLSKLNNMIVWQPGTDGIWTPQNVSIVQAHGVEASSAISYKLKKFRCEIKPSYSYTISIDKSQQAVNTTYGKQLFYVPIHLYKVETAIHYQKFSVSYFHTYCGKRFINNENTSYLNPYQLDGIRVAQLVLFNKFGISAFFEINNILNKQYQIIAWRAMPGINFQAGLSISFHSTKNK, from the coding sequence ATGAAGCAAAGTGTCAAAACTTATTTAACTGTATTTATGCTCGGCATACAACTGTACCCGTTATGGTTACATGCTCAAACTAAAACAGAAGCTAGTTTAGACAGCATCGTTCAATTAAAAAGCTTTACTCTTTCAGCTAGTCGTTACACACAAACCATTGCCGGTCAAAAATCTGAAACACTTGATAGCAGCCAATTGCATGTTCCGGCAGCAAGAAATTTAGCCGACCTCTTAGCTCAACAAAACTCCTTGTTCGTTAAATCGTATGGCTTGGGAGGCTTGGCCTTGGGAAGTTTCAGAGGTACTATGGCCGCGCATACTGCCACCTTGTGGAATGGATTTAATTTGCAAAGCCCTATGAATGGTTTACTGGATTATGCTTTGCTTCCAGCTGTTTTTATGGATGATGTGAAATTAAATTTAGGAGGTTCCGGAGCTTTGTATGGAAGTGGATCGGTTGGAGGAACTATCTTGCTAACAAATTCAGCACTTTTTAACCAAGGTTTTGAAAGTTCTATAAGTGCTTCAGTTGGAAGTTTTGAAGAGTATCAACAAAGTATTAAAGTTGCCTGGAGTAATAACAAATTAGCTTGTAAGTTGCGGTTATTTAATCACAGTGCCGAAAATAATTTCCCATTTGCAAATACTGCTGTTCAAGATAAACCCATACAACATCAACAAAATGCGGCACTTGAGCAACAGGGCGCATTGTTTGAAAGCTATATACGACCAAGCAAAAATCAAAAAATAAGTGTACGATTCTGGTATCAAAATAATCAACGTCAAATTCCTGCAACCATTGTTAGTAAGCCCGGACAACAAGAGCAGGTAGATAAATTTTATCGTACTACGCTTGAATGGAATGCAGGTATTAAGCGACATAAACTCAGTGCAAGGCTCGCTTATTTTGATGAGCGTATTGAATTTACTGATATAAGCACATCGCTCGATGAAACCAGTCAATCAAAAGCAAGTATAGTTGAGCTTGAAGATATTTTTGATCTTACTTCACAGTTGCAAATAGAATTAGGTGTTCTCTACAATTACGCTACAGCATTGAGTGATGGATATGGTAGCTCAAAACCTAATTTGCAGCGTTTTGCTGGGTATGGAGCTCTGAGTTTTGTATCTAAAAATAGAAGTTGGAACAGCAGGCTATCGCTACGAAAAGAATATTTTGGAACAACGGGAGTTCCATTCACACCAAGTTTGGGAACAGAAAAATTACTTTTTTCATGGTTAAAATTGAGTGCAACCATATCCAGAAATTACCGTGTACCAACTTTTAACGATTTATTTTGGACCGAGCAAGGAGCCAAAGGGAATAAGCAATTAATCCCTGAAAGTGGCTGGAGTGGTGATGTAGGAATTAGTTCAACAGTAAATAAAAACAATTTCAAATTGGAAGCTCAGGCAAACTTCTTTTTGAGCAAACTAAATAACATGATTGTTTGGCAGCCGGGTACAGATGGAATTTGGACGCCTCAAAATGTGAGCATAGTTCAAGCACATGGTGTTGAAGCTTCATCTGCTATTAGCTATAAACTAAAGAAATTTAGATGCGAAATTAAGCCATCTTATTCATATACCATAAGCATTGATAAGTCGCAACAGGCTGTAAACACTACATATGGCAAGCAACTGTTTTATGTACCAATACATTTATATAAAGTAGAAACAGCAATTCACTATCAAAAATTTTCAGTTTCTTACTTTCATACTTATTGCGGGAAACGCTTTATTAACAATGAAAACACAAGTTATTTGAATCCTTACCAATTGGATGGGATTCGTGTTGCTCAACTGGTGTTATTCAACAAATTTGGGATTTCTGCTTTTTTCGAAATAAACAATATTTTAAATAAGCAGTATCAAATTATTGCCTGGCGAGCAATGCCCGGAATTAATTTTCAAGCAGGACTAAGTATCTCCTTTCATTCAACCAAAAATAAATAA
- a CDS encoding competence/damage-inducible protein A yields MLAEIITIGDEILIGQIVDTNSAWMAQKLNLAGIRVKQITSVSDDKQHIIDALAEAEKRADIILITGGLGPTKDDITKNTLREYFNCDWRFDEGVLEDVTRIFSKYGRSVTDVNRLQAQVPDCCTTIRNSNGTAPAMWFEMRNKVFVAMPGVPYEMKGIMKKDVIPMLCAKFKTPHILHQTILTQGIGESNLAEMISNWEDNLPPNFKLAYLPAFGAVRLRLSAIGDNKEHLKELSDKKINELKPLIAEHIYGYEQDTLEEIIGNLLREKGLTLSTAESFTGGAVSSAITAVSGSSSYYMGSVISYSNKIKMDELGVKERDLINFGAVSQQVVEQMAIGVNKKFSTDCSIATTGIAGPTGGSEAKPVGTAWIAIATPNGVVSQKFSFGELRQAIIQRATLTALNMLRKQLING; encoded by the coding sequence ATGCTAGCAGAAATTATAACCATAGGAGATGAAATTTTAATCGGACAAATTGTTGATACCAATTCGGCTTGGATGGCACAAAAGCTTAACCTTGCAGGAATACGAGTAAAGCAAATTACTTCGGTTAGCGACGATAAACAACACATCATTGACGCCCTTGCTGAAGCAGAAAAGCGCGCTGATATTATTTTAATTACCGGAGGATTAGGTCCTACAAAAGATGATATTACCAAAAATACTTTACGAGAATATTTTAATTGTGATTGGCGTTTCGACGAAGGCGTGCTGGAAGATGTAACGCGTATATTTAGTAAATATGGTCGCTCAGTTACAGATGTAAACCGCCTACAAGCGCAAGTTCCCGACTGTTGTACTACTATTCGAAATTCCAATGGTACTGCACCGGCTATGTGGTTTGAAATGAGAAATAAAGTGTTTGTTGCCATGCCGGGAGTTCCTTATGAGATGAAAGGAATTATGAAGAAGGATGTTATTCCAATGCTTTGTGCCAAGTTTAAAACACCACACATTCTTCATCAAACAATACTTACACAAGGAATTGGCGAAAGTAATCTTGCCGAAATGATTAGCAATTGGGAAGACAATCTACCACCTAATTTTAAACTTGCTTACCTACCGGCTTTTGGTGCTGTAAGGCTGCGACTTTCAGCAATCGGAGATAATAAGGAACACTTGAAAGAACTATCTGATAAAAAGATAAATGAGCTAAAGCCACTCATCGCCGAACATATTTACGGGTATGAGCAAGATACACTCGAAGAAATTATTGGAAATTTATTGCGAGAAAAAGGCCTGACCTTATCAACCGCTGAAAGTTTTACTGGAGGTGCTGTATCCTCTGCAATTACTGCTGTATCGGGTAGTTCCAGCTATTACATGGGCTCGGTTATATCTTATTCGAATAAAATAAAGATGGATGAACTGGGTGTGAAAGAGCGTGATTTAATAAATTTTGGTGCGGTAAGTCAACAAGTTGTTGAGCAGATGGCCATTGGTGTAAACAAAAAATTTTCAACGGATTGTTCCATTGCAACTACCGGAATAGCCGGACCAACAGGAGGTTCTGAAGCTAAACCGGTAGGCACTGCGTGGATAGCAATAGCAACACCGAACGGGGTAGTGAGTCAAAAATTTAGTTTTGGAGAACTTCGTCAAGCTATTATACAGCGCGCAACACTTACCGCTTTAAACATGTTACGCAAGCAATTAATTAACGGTTGA
- a CDS encoding HAMP domain-containing histidine kinase: MQAIPDGQKGNIAIDFINEGKMLKVTVSDNGKGISEEQKDSIFKPNFTTKSGGMGLGLAMSKNIIENCKGSISFISEPGIGTTFTLLFPIVEV; the protein is encoded by the coding sequence ATTCAGGCAATTCCCGATGGGCAAAAGGGAAACATTGCAATTGATTTCATTAATGAAGGAAAAATGTTGAAAGTTACCGTAAGCGACAATGGAAAAGGAATTTCTGAAGAACAAAAGGACAGCATATTTAAACCAAATTTTACGACTAAAAGCGGAGGAATGGGATTGGGTTTAGCTATGTCAAAAAATATCATCGAAAATTGCAAAGGCAGCATCAGCTTTATTTCTGAACCCGGAATAGGTACTACTTTCACCTTGCTGTTTCCGATTGTAGAAGTTTGA
- a CDS encoding cobalamin B12-binding domain-containing protein, which produces MTQQPIRVLVAKVGLDGHDRGAKVIASFLRDAGMEVIYTGLRQTPEMVVNAALQEDVDVIGVSILSGAHNTVFPKIMQLMKEKKMEDVLLTGGGIIPEKDMVKLNELGVGKLFAPGTDTGEIVSYISTWVQQHRR; this is translated from the coding sequence ATGACACAGCAACCCATTCGAGTTTTAGTTGCCAAAGTTGGTTTAGACGGTCACGATCGTGGAGCAAAAGTAATTGCTAGTTTTTTACGTGATGCCGGCATGGAGGTAATTTATACAGGATTGCGACAAACTCCCGAGATGGTTGTTAATGCTGCATTGCAGGAAGATGTTGATGTGATTGGTGTGAGTATTTTGTCAGGAGCTCACAATACGGTATTTCCTAAAATAATGCAGCTCATGAAAGAAAAGAAGATGGAAGACGTACTACTTACCGGAGGTGGAATAATTCCTGAAAAAGACATGGTAAAACTGAACGAACTGGGAGTTGGTAAATTGTTTGCTCCCGGAACCGATACGGGCGAAATTGTAAGTTATATCAGTACATGGGTGCAGCAACATCGTCGATAA
- a CDS encoding enoyl-CoA hydratase/isomerase family protein, protein MQMQNLQLSSNGSILTITINRPDKLNALNKSTIQEIHDILQLESVNSDTKVIIITGSGNKAFVAGADIAEFAHFSIDQGTQLSADGHKLLFDYVQNYPKPIIAAVNGFALGGGLELAMSCHFRVASSNAKMGLPEVSLGVIPGYGGTQRLAQLVGKGKAMEMILTAEMITAEDALKWGLINYVVAQEELLNKCTELASKIITRSPVALASAIKAVNANYQSNVNGFEIEIEEFGNCFGSEDFKEGTSAFMEKRKANFPGK, encoded by the coding sequence ATACAGATGCAAAATCTTCAGCTCAGCAGCAATGGTAGTATTCTCACAATTACCATAAATAGACCCGATAAACTCAATGCACTAAATAAATCAACCATACAAGAAATTCACGATATATTGCAACTCGAAAGCGTGAATTCAGATACCAAAGTAATTATCATTACCGGTTCAGGTAATAAAGCTTTTGTTGCCGGTGCTGATATTGCTGAGTTTGCTCACTTTTCGATAGACCAAGGAACACAACTTAGTGCTGATGGACATAAACTGTTGTTCGATTATGTGCAAAATTACCCCAAACCCATTATTGCAGCCGTCAACGGATTTGCACTGGGAGGGGGACTCGAATTAGCAATGTCTTGCCATTTTAGAGTAGCCAGTTCAAACGCTAAAATGGGATTGCCCGAAGTTTCGTTAGGTGTAATACCCGGTTATGGAGGAACACAACGATTAGCACAATTGGTAGGCAAAGGAAAGGCAATGGAGATGATTTTGACTGCCGAAATGATTACAGCAGAGGATGCGCTTAAATGGGGTTTAATTAACTATGTGGTTGCTCAAGAAGAGCTATTAAATAAGTGCACTGAACTTGCATCCAAAATCATAACGCGTTCTCCGGTAGCGCTTGCAAGTGCTATTAAAGCTGTGAATGCAAATTATCAAAGTAATGTAAATGGTTTCGAAATTGAAATTGAAGAATTTGGAAATTGTTTCGGATCTGAAGATTTTAAGGAAGGTACCAGCGCATTTATGGAAAAACGAAAAGCAAATTTTCCCGGAAAATAA